In Pleomorphomonas sp. T1.2MG-36, the genomic stretch AGCTGCGAGTTCGGAACGGCGCTGATTTAGGAATTTCGTGCCTCACGGAATTAAGGCGTCCGAATTCGTTGCGCCAGGAGCCAGCGACGGGTTGACGGCCGGGGTGGCGGCATAGGCTTGCCCTAGGTCCTGCCCTCACATGGGGGTGGACCCAGCGCCAACGGCGCGTGTGCAAGCCGCCGCCCCGGCGGTCACCGAGGAGTAGGGTCCCGTCGTCTATGCGTGAGGCGTGGTCGGCGAAGCCGATCCGGAAGAGGCAAAAGACTCTTCCGGAAGCGCTGGAGCATCGACGATGGGCGCGACGAGGGAAACCTGAGCGGACTTTTTGGGGTAGGGAATCATACAGTCCGACTTGCCGAAGGCCTCTGGCGGCCTCGCAGGGCCGTTTTAGAATCGCGTCAAAAGGGTGTGATGGCAGAAACGAACGAATTTACAGCTATGACGGGAAAAGGGGGCAGGATTCCAATCCCCCTCCGGCCCTACGGTCCGGCTGCGGTCCCCCTGGGGACCTCACGCCGCCACGCGGGGCGACTTCGGTTCTCCGCCTTGGTCCGACAGGGTCGGGCCTCGGCGTTGCGGATTGAGTGGCTAGGCGGCAACGGACCACGAGTCGTCGTCCCACTGGGGCGGTTCGGATGGACTACCGTCCACTGACGACAACCACAATTCATGTTCGATCAACGAGACGACATCCTCTTCGTACTCTCCGTCGTCCAATGACTGACGGACAGCATGAGACGACGGCGGCGATCGATCCGAGTCAGTGTGGAACGGAAGAACCGTGGGTATCGAGACAGCCTCCGGAGCATCGTGACTAGCTGAACCCTCATCCAGCGCTGTGGTGTGATGGGATGAGGAGCGAGCCGTGAAAAGGCCTGCTATTTTTCTAAGACCGTCTGTCACGGTGGTCTTACAGGCCTCGGAAACCTCGCTAACGTCGGACATCGCCGCCTCGAAATGTCGGAGAACCGTGCGATAAGCAATGCCTGCACGACGTGCAACGGCCGCCTTGGTGATCTCCGCGCCCTCGGCACGAAGGGCGGCCACGGCCTCCCGTATCGCGTTGAGCGAGGCATCCCGACGAGTGCCTGCCGCATGCCGACCACCCGCAGCCTGGCGGTCGTGGAGCGATAGGCCACCAAGGGTCCCCCTGAGAACTCCCGGGTTTGCCGTCCGACGGCGTGCAGACGGATCGAAATGAAGCGCTGCCCAACGGCAAACGGAGTGCAGCATCCCCATTGCTTTGCGTGGCGGGACGTTTGTCATTGCGTGGCGAGCATCGTGCCCTAGCGCGGTGGCAAACGCTTGTGCGAGGTCGTCGCCTGTCAGCGCGCCCCGTTTGTCTCCCTCGGCGATCCACTGGCGAGCGAGGGACCAACAGGCCGCCGTTGCCTCTTTGAAAAAAGCGTTGCTCTGGCATTGATCGATGCCGACCGCCGCGCCGCGAACGGCCGTTTGCCGTTCGGCCATGGCAGTCTCGTCCTCGCCAAGCCAAGGTTCAAGCAGCACCATAAGATCGGACAGACACAATGGATCACGCGAATTCAGGACGGCAACCGACCAATGCGGCGACAATGGATTCTTGACGCGCATGGAATTGCTCAAACCACCGACATCGCCGCCGACAGGTATGCAAGCGGCCGTCAGCGCGCGGGCCACCGCATGATAAAGGCGCTGAGGACCCGGTAATGCCTTGGAATCAAATCGAATTCTGGACTTCTCGGGTAGCAACCAAATGAAATGCGGCCGGACGATTCTGCCGTCCAATAGCTCATCCCCGACGACGAGATGAGGTAGCAAATCCACGGACTCGAACGCGTCGATCAGGGTGAGGCGCATCCCATCCCATGATGCAAAAACACGATCGCAATCGATCCGGATGAAGCCCCTCACACTTTTCTGTCCCTCGACGTAGACTTGGTCGAGCCCCAACAACTTGCTTCCGACGGCCCGCGTGAATTCCTTGGTACCGACCATAAGCGATTGTTTTAACTCTGTTTCATCCGCATCGCGCTTGCCGGGGCGAGCCTTCGGCAGGCAGCTAGCGAATAATTTTAGAAGCGGATGCTCGTCGCTCCGAAGACCCTGATAGACGAATGCCGACCGCTCCCGCCTCGTGGCGGGGTCCTCGCCGCCCGGCCAACGGTAGCCCTCCGTTAGGCGGTCAACGACGGCCTCGCGGCGATCCCTTAACGCGTCGCGGATATCGAGTTCCTTATTTACGCGGCGTCGGATGCCCTCATCCGTCGCCATCGGAAGCTTGCGACGGGCTTCGGCGGCGAGATCGGCTTTTAGGAGATCGTAGCTGGCGAGATGCCAAGCTTCCGAGATCGAGTCCGCCGCTCCCGATGCAAGCAACTCGCGCGCCGCCTCACGGATGAGAGGTTCCCGGATAGCCCTTTCGGCCTCTTGCACAAGACGAACATTTTGGCGGCGGGCGCGGCGACAGTCAGCCTTTTTCAAGCGGGCGGCATCGGCAACACCGATGAAATCGACAGTCCCCGTGCCGATGGAACCTGCCGCACCATCCGTCCATGTGCGAACAGGACGGGGCCAAATTTGTTGACAAGTTTGGGTAGAGAAGGGCGCCGTCTGGCTGGGTGCGTATCCCAGCGACGGGATCACCTGCTATCGGCGGCGGTCTTGACGACTATGCGGAACGGGCTGATCATGATCCTGTCCTTGACATGACCCCCGCGAGCGCCTGCGAAGCGCGAAGACCGGGGGTCTTGTTATTATTGGACCCACCGCGCGGTTTCAGCGTCAAGCCGCCGACGGAGCCGTTCCGCATCCGAAACAAACATCTTCAATGAAATCAGCAGCGTACAAGCCGACCGGACTTCCGGGAGGCCGTTCGCGGCCCCGCCGACGGTTAAAAGGGCAGCATAAAGAGGGAGGGAGCCGCAAGGCGAGTGGACGGGACATTCTGCACCCGGTGGAGGGGACAATTCGTCATGAACTTTTTCGTTACGCCGATCCGCTACGATTTCCTTCAATAAACTGGGATTTGGGATACTGGCGTGCGTGTTGTCGATCTTTTTTGCGGTGCCGGAGGACTGTCGCTAGGCTCGATGCGGGCTGGAATGGAGATCGTCGGGGCTATTGATAGCTGGGATGCGGCCATCGAGATCTACCGCAGGAATATTGGCGACCATGTTCGCCACGCTGACATCCGGGACGTCGTCGCCGTCGCACCCATGGTCATGGATCTGCGGCCTATCCTCATCACTGGTGGTCCGCCATGCCAAGATTTCTCGACCGCTGGGTTACGTGTCGAAGGTGAGCGCGCCGAACTAATGACCGCATTCGCGATGACAGTCGCGGTGGTGAGACCCCAATGGTGTCTGATGGAGAATGTCGCCCGTGCGCAGAAGTCCCTGACGTGGGCGCGATCGCGGGAAATTTTGAAACGGGCGGGATATGGAATCACGGAAATCGTCGTCGATGCTTCGTGGTACGGAGTAGCTCAAACCCGGAAACGGCTGATCGTCGTCGGACGGCGTGATGAAGCTGATGGATTCCTCGCTGCGGAAATCGATGCTGCACGACAAGCCCGCCAAACTACAATCCGCGACATCCTCGGTGAAGACATCGGAGGACAGATCGACATCCACCCTAGTCGATATGGGTGCACTGCTGATTGGCCGACGGATGTACCTGGTCGCGCGCCACGGACTGCATCGCAAAGCTCAGGGGTGAGCGACCAGCAATACATATTCGTGCGCCCGTTCGGCGGCGGTCGGGGCGTAAGGTCAATCGACGAGCCGGCGCCAGCTCTGGTGCGAACATCACGTGAGCCGCCCGCGCCTGGATATCTGTTGAATCCTTCGCGGTTGGATCTCGTGCCAGTGAGCCAAGTACCGCATCTCAGTCAGCAGCAGACGTCGCTTTTGCAGGGATTCCCCAAGGACTGGGATTGGAGTCCCGCTCGGCGTGTCCGGGATATCGATCAGATGATCGCAAATGCCGTCCCAGTTGCGCTGGCGGAGGCCATCGGAAGAGTGATACTCGCACGACACAGGGGAGAAAGCGTCCCAGCGACCGCCGATGGATTCTCGGATTGGCTCAAGGCTCAAGGTGTGGGGGGGCAGGTACTGAGGAACCGACGTCACGCGCTCGGACGGGCGCGGCGCCTTCTCGGCGGACGTCTTTACGCCGACATCGGCGAGGAACTGCGGGCACTGGAAGAAGCCAATGGTTTCGCGGATTTGTCGCCGTCGACGCGGTCGGATCTGCGTGCAGCGCTGCGGATGCACGCTGATTGGAAAGCCTCTAAGAAAGAAGAACCCGTTAGAAGAAAAGCGCCTAGAGGCCACCATAGGCAAGTTTGATTGCTCGTTCTGCGATCGGCCCCGTCACTACGAGACGGAAAAACTACACAATGTGCGGCTTCCTTCTAAAGATCACTATGCTCTAGTCATCTCCTCTAGTGAAGTGGCGTTTCAAACCTAGTAATGGCCGTGTCCTTAAAAAATAGGAGCTCGGGGGTTGTACCAGTGCGCAACATGAAAGCCACTCAGATACCAGATCACTTCCTGACTCATGTTGGCAACTGACTCACGTTTGTCAGGATTGACGTCATTTCTTCATCGGAACATAACACGAACAAATATCGACCGAGAGTGCGGGAAATGAGGCGACCAACCGAACCAGAAAGGCTCTACCTGGATTTCGACGGTTTTTTCGCTTCGGTGGAGCAATCGGCGGACAAGCGCCTTCGTGGGCGCCCAGTAGGGGTGGTTCCATATGAGAATGGCGGCGACAGGGCCATGCTTATTGCAGTTTCGAGGGAAGCCAAGGAAGCCGGCATTAAGGGCATGATGTCAGTCCGGGACGCCATGAGCCGATGCGCTGATCTCGTCGCGGTGCCGCAAAAACCGGACCTTTATCGTCGTGCGCACAATGTTCTCCTGAGCGAGATTGAGACTATCGTACCGATCGACACGGCTAAATCCATTGACGAGCTCACTTGCGTCTTGGACGAAGATGCTAGGCGTGATCCAGAAGCTCTTGCGCACCGAATTAAGGCGGCAATCAGCGATCACGTCACACCCTGGATCACATGCAGCGTCGGCTTTGCAGCCAACAGGCAGTTGGCGAAGATGGCTTGCAAGGCGAGCAAATGGAGTGGGGGCAAATACGGCGATGGCCTCGCAACTTGGCATCCGCGCGACATGCCGGCGCCATTGTTTAGAGTCGCCCTAGACGACATCCCTGGCGTTGGCTCTCGCCTTGCTCAGAAACTTCGAGCAATGGCCGTCTACTCCGTGGAGGATCTCTATAACCTCCAACCGAAGCACATGCGTCGGATCTGGCATTCAGTGGTCGGCGAGCGAATGTGGTACGCGCTGCATGGCTACGATGTTCAAGCTCCATCGAGCCAAAGGGGGATGTTTGGGCACGGCAGGGTGCTCTCTCCGGGATCTCGCACTAGGTCGGACGCAAAGGAGATCTCACGTCTGTTGTTGGTCAAAGCTGCCCGCCGTCTTCGAAGGGACGGCTATTATGCGAGTGCCCTTTGGCTCTGGCTCGCCTTACAAGATAAGTCTTGGTTCAAGCAGCTTGTGTTGCCCGTCGTCAACGATGATCAGGCCATTCTGTCTGGGCTGAAGCTGCTCTGGCAGTACTTTGACGCCGACCACCCGGAACGTGTGTCGATCTTTCGCGTCGGCGTGACGCTTTTGGACCTTTCGCCATCAAATGAAAGGCAGCTAGATTTTCTCTTGGCAGACGATGAACAACGTCGGCGATGGGAAGCCGCGACCATCGCGATCGACGAGTTAAACGCAAAATATTCAGCGACCGTTGTGAGCCTCGGTCCGTGGAAGCCCCCCAAGAATGGCAACGCCGGTGGAAAGATCAGCTACACGCGTGTTCCAAGTTCCGAGGACTTTTGGTGATGGTGAAGACAAAGACCGGATGGCAAACCCAAATCCAGGTTCAAGATCTGGCAGATACGCAAAAACTTGAGTGCACCTGCCGGCAATGCGGTCATGTGCATTATCTCTACAAAGCGACTTTGACAGGACGTGAGCAGGATTACATTGATGAAGTCCAGGCCACCGAGAAGTGTTGGGCGCGAGGCTGCGGTGGCCCGGTTCGGATTGTGTTCGTTCGGACGGACGAACTGAGCGGTTTTGTGGGTGGGATGGCCTAGATTAGTGCGACTGCGGTCAGACTCTATTCCAGAACCACTGGCGGGTGAAGGACGATGCCATGAGGCGGTGCGCAAATCTGATCGCGTCTCAGTCTCGCATTAGCTCTATGGTTTCGAAGATTAACATTTAGTCCTACGCACCGAGCATGGCATCTGGAAGCTACCGCTCCAGATTCCCAGCCGGCTGTTACGTGCACTTCGCTCCACGTCGGCGTAACGACCCTGACTATATTTCGGCCAGTCGACCGCGTAGCCACTGGCGACGAGCCATTGGTTGATTTCAACGCCATCAGCACGGCGACATATCGCAACGATCCTGTCATAGCTGCGGCCCGTCGGTAGGCAGGATACGGGCTGCGCTGAAGCCATGAAAGCGGCTAACTCACTGGCGCTAGCTTGTCCGCAACGATAGGTCCTACCCGAATTAGCCAAACAAATCTGATAACTCTCTGGTGCGTCTACGCCATCCAAGCGAATGCGCGCGCCGTGAATTTCGATCGTATCGCCATCGACTGTAGAAGCGCGTCCGATGATTTCAGCCGATGTGGCGTTTGCTGCGAGGAACAGCGTGCCAATGATGCAACAAGTCGGCAGCCATGCTCTTATCAGCCGCATAGGCGCTCCCTTACTCCCAGGCAACGAAATGCCCATCGACGCGTCAACTCGGGAAGCCTAAGTCACGTAGACGGCCTAGCAGCCCAAGCGCGTGCTTCGATTGACCATCCGTTGGAAGTTGACGAGGCATTGAGGCGCAGACTTGTAGAATCTGCATGTCCTTCGGCGTCAAACGCTTCTTGAGACGCCCCCATTCAAGTACGCGATTCCAGTGGTCCGCGCCGAGCGTAACGACTTCTGTCTGGGCATTGATGCCGTCTGTCAGACTCTTCGCCGCATGAGCTTCACGCTTTGCCGCCTTCGTGGCGTCGATCAGCGCGCGACAACTGTCAAAATCGTCGTCGTAATCGAGATGTCTGGATTTCAGACCATTCCAGCAAGCTTGCTGCTTGGCCCATTCGGACATGTTGCGAATGCCGGCCGGAGGATG encodes the following:
- the dcm gene encoding DNA (cytosine-5-)-methyltransferase, yielding MRVVDLFCGAGGLSLGSMRAGMEIVGAIDSWDAAIEIYRRNIGDHVRHADIRDVVAVAPMVMDLRPILITGGPPCQDFSTAGLRVEGERAELMTAFAMTVAVVRPQWCLMENVARAQKSLTWARSREILKRAGYGITEIVVDASWYGVAQTRKRLIVVGRRDEADGFLAAEIDAARQARQTTIRDILGEDIGGQIDIHPSRYGCTADWPTDVPGRAPRTASQSSGVSDQQYIFVRPFGGGRGVRSIDEPAPALVRTSREPPAPGYLLNPSRLDLVPVSQVPHLSQQQTSLLQGFPKDWDWSPARRVRDIDQMIANAVPVALAEAIGRVILARHRGESVPATADGFSDWLKAQGVGGQVLRNRRHALGRARRLLGGRLYADIGEELRALEEANGFADLSPSTRSDLRAALRMHADWKASKKEEPVRRKAPRGHHRQV
- a CDS encoding Y-family DNA polymerase, with product MRRPTEPERLYLDFDGFFASVEQSADKRLRGRPVGVVPYENGGDRAMLIAVSREAKEAGIKGMMSVRDAMSRCADLVAVPQKPDLYRRAHNVLLSEIETIVPIDTAKSIDELTCVLDEDARRDPEALAHRIKAAISDHVTPWITCSVGFAANRQLAKMACKASKWSGGKYGDGLATWHPRDMPAPLFRVALDDIPGVGSRLAQKLRAMAVYSVEDLYNLQPKHMRRIWHSVVGERMWYALHGYDVQAPSSQRGMFGHGRVLSPGSRTRSDAKEISRLLLVKAARRLRRDGYYASALWLWLALQDKSWFKQLVLPVVNDDQAILSGLKLLWQYFDADHPERVSIFRVGVTLLDLSPSNERQLDFLLADDEQRRRWEAATIAIDELNAKYSATVVSLGPWKPPKNGNAGGKISYTRVPSSEDFW
- a CDS encoding thermonuclease family protein, which codes for MGISLPGSKGAPMRLIRAWLPTCCIIGTLFLAANATSAEIIGRASTVDGDTIEIHGARIRLDGVDAPESYQICLANSGRTYRCGQASASELAAFMASAQPVSCLPTGRSYDRIVAICRRADGVEINQWLVASGYAVDWPKYSQGRYADVERSARNSRLGIWSGSFQMPCSVRRTKC